A genomic segment from Chitinophagaceae bacterium encodes:
- a CDS encoding beta-lactamase family protein produces the protein MLNYQPAFSQEKFVKVGNWVDENLQHLGGNAVMLIYNNGKIVYEYAASNQNNAAQKGKRKRLRKSLRTGKEHDANSKILIASCSKWLSAALVMTFIDEGKLKLTDSIGKFLPVMTQNGKGNITIAECLSHTTGIAAGGFSRNKEFASANSTGEVMGFIAQMPMEAEHGTLFHYSSIGLQIAAAVIEKITGNTFQNLFAERIAQKCNMKNTDWGNKKIALPAGGARSTANDYMNFLVMILHKGNFSGVQVLSSNSVQLMQQNYTEGKIVKDSPAGSLKWGYGLGEWIMASSPNENPSVSSPGLFGSYPWVDNEKGYAALLFTFNFNRKDRIKSYTALKEIVDEAIMGK, from the coding sequence ATGCTAAATTATCAGCCGGCTTTTAGCCAGGAAAAATTTGTTAAAGTAGGTAATTGGGTAGATGAAAACCTGCAACATCTTGGTGGCAATGCTGTGATGCTAATTTATAATAACGGTAAAATTGTTTATGAATATGCTGCATCTAATCAAAATAACGCTGCTCAAAAAGGCAAAAGAAAAAGATTAAGAAAATCGTTGCGTACGGGAAAAGAGCATGATGCCAACTCAAAAATACTGATTGCCAGTTGCAGCAAATGGCTAAGCGCTGCATTAGTAATGACATTTATAGATGAAGGCAAATTAAAATTAACGGATAGCATAGGAAAATTTTTACCAGTAATGACGCAAAACGGAAAAGGGAATATTACCATAGCTGAATGCCTGAGCCACACTACAGGAATAGCAGCAGGTGGATTTAGCCGGAATAAAGAATTTGCATCGGCAAATAGTACAGGTGAAGTAATGGGTTTTATTGCCCAAATGCCCATGGAAGCAGAACATGGAACCCTATTTCATTACAGCAGCATAGGTCTGCAAATTGCAGCAGCAGTAATTGAAAAAATTACGGGTAATACTTTTCAAAATTTATTTGCCGAAAGGATTGCCCAAAAATGTAACATGAAAAATACCGACTGGGGCAATAAAAAAATTGCTTTGCCTGCCGGTGGCGCAAGAAGTACGGCAAACGACTATATGAATTTTTTGGTGATGATATTGCATAAAGGAAATTTTTCGGGGGTTCAGGTGTTGAGCAGCAACTCTGTGCAGCTAATGCAACAAAATTATACCGAAGGGAAAATTGTAAAAGATTCACCTGCCGGATCATTAAAATGGGGTTACGGCTTAGGCGAATGGATAATGGCTTCCTCCCCAAATGAAAACCCATCGGTAAGCAGCCCGGGATTATTTGGCAGTTACCCATGGGTAGATAATGAAAAAGGATATGCAGCTTTACTGTTTACTTTTAACTTTAATAGAAAAGACAGGATAAAAAGTTATACTGCATTAAAAGAAATAGTAGATGAAGCAATAATGGGAAAATAG
- the queG gene encoding tRNA epoxyqueuosine(34) reductase QueG, giving the protein MGHQKNTTFIKQTALAHGFDACGIAKAVFLEDDAKRLEKWLQNGMHGKMQYMENYFELRVDPSKLVPGAKSVITLVYNYFPGEKQKKHSPKISKYAYGNDYHEIIKKKLNEFFLCIKKELGEINGRGFIDSAPVLERTWATKSGLGWIGKNGNLISNKKGSFFFIATLIIDLELEYDDEFYKDYCGTCTQCIDHCPTKAILPGKVIDGSKCISYFTIELKDALLPENMKGKFDNWMFGCDVCQDVCPWNRFSTITQHAAIKPINEILNYSTKDWEELTEENFKTVFKNSPLKRSKFSGIKRNLQFLSKP; this is encoded by the coding sequence ATGGGCCATCAAAAAAACACAACTTTTATTAAACAAACGGCATTAGCACATGGCTTTGATGCCTGTGGTATTGCAAAAGCCGTTTTTTTGGAAGACGATGCCAAAAGGCTGGAAAAATGGCTGCAAAACGGGATGCATGGCAAAATGCAGTACATGGAAAATTATTTTGAATTAAGAGTTGACCCATCTAAATTAGTGCCTGGTGCAAAATCGGTTATTACTTTAGTGTATAATTATTTTCCGGGGGAAAAACAAAAAAAGCATTCCCCTAAAATTTCAAAATATGCATACGGAAACGACTACCATGAAATAATCAAAAAAAAGCTCAACGAATTTTTTCTATGCATTAAAAAAGAATTGGGTGAAATAAATGGCCGTGGATTTATTGATAGCGCACCGGTACTGGAACGTACCTGGGCTACAAAAAGCGGGCTGGGCTGGATAGGTAAAAACGGAAACCTTATCAGCAACAAAAAAGGATCTTTCTTTTTTATTGCTACTTTAATTATAGATTTGGAACTGGAATATGATGATGAATTTTACAAAGACTATTGCGGTACCTGCACCCAATGCATTGACCATTGCCCTACCAAAGCCATATTGCCGGGCAAAGTAATTGACGGCAGTAAATGCATTTCTTATTTTACTATTGAACTTAAAGATGCGCTACTGCCCGAAAACATGAAAGGTAAATTTGACAACTGGATGTTTGGCTGCGATGTGTGCCAGGATGTTTGTCCCTGGAACAGGTTCAGCACTATTACCCAACATGCAGCAATTAAACCAATAAATGAAATTTTAAACTACAGTACAAAAGATTGGGAAGAACTGACAGAAGAAAATTTTAAAACCGTTTTTAAAAACTCGCCATTAAAAAGAAGTAAATTTTCGGGCATAAAACGCAACCTGCAATTTTTAAGCAAGCCATGA
- the folK gene encoding 2-amino-4-hydroxy-6-hydroxymethyldihydropteridine diphosphokinase: protein MNKVYLLLGGNLGDRKKNINAAIHLIKKSIGKVSRFSSLYQTAAWGNITQPDFLNQVIIIHTNLTAANCLAACLLIEESLGRKRSFKNAPRTIDIDILFYNKAKMNQELLTIPHPALHLRRFVLVPLNELSPNFKHPVLQKSIHQLLLQCKDELNVNKI from the coding sequence ATGAATAAAGTTTACCTATTGCTTGGCGGCAACCTGGGCGACCGAAAAAAAAATATAAATGCAGCCATTCATCTTATTAAAAAAAGTATTGGAAAAGTATCCCGCTTTTCTTCGCTTTATCAAACTGCCGCATGGGGAAATATAACTCAGCCGGATTTTTTAAACCAGGTTATAATCATTCATACAAATTTAACGGCTGCAAACTGCCTGGCAGCCTGCCTTTTAATTGAAGAATCGCTAGGCCGGAAACGTTCTTTTAAAAATGCCCCAAGAACCATTGACATTGATATTTTATTTTATAATAAAGCAAAAATGAACCAGGAATTATTAACAATTCCCCATCCTGCCCTGCATTTAAGGCGTTTTGTATTGGTACCATTAAATGAGCTTTCGCCCAATTTTAAACATCCGGTATTGCAAAAATCAATACACCAATTGCTCCTGCAATGCAAAGATGAATTAAATGTGAACAAAATTTAA
- the clpB gene encoding ATP-dependent chaperone ClpB encodes MNLNNFTIKAAEAIQQAQQLAFNAQNPSIETEHILKALLDMEESPIEYLLKKNNVTVNLLENKLDELLLKLPKIAGEPAQQIGREANTAMMRATAVLSSFGDEFVTAEHILLALVQGNDAVAKILKNAGLTDKGLIAAIKELRKGDKVSSQTQETQFNALNKYAKNLNELARTGKLDPVIGRDEEIRRTLHILSRRSKNNPILVGEPGVGKTAIAEGIAMRIVNGDVPENLKSKIIYALDMGQLIAGAKYKGEFEERLKGVVKEVSGSDGEIILFIDEIHTLVGAGGGDGAMDAANILKPALARGELRAVGATTLNEYQKFFEKDKALERRFQKVMINEPNVDDAISILRGLKDRYETYHHVRIKDEAIIAAVELSHRYITDRFLPDKAIDLIDESAAKLRLEMNSMPEELDKLERQIRQLEIEREAIKRENDEAKLKELNTEIANLAVERDTYKSKWKEEKEIVDKIQNSKANIESLKLEAEQAERNGEYGKVAEIRYGKVKEQESVIDALTKQLEETSEKRLLKEEVDAEDIAESIAKATGIPVNKMLQTEREKLLNLEDELHKRVVGQEEAIEAVSNAIRRSRAGLQDAKKPIGSFIFLGTTGVGKTELAKALAEYLFDDENMMTRIDMSEYQEKHSVSRLVGAPPGYVGYDEGGQLTETVRRKPYSVVLLDEIEKAHPDVFNVLLQVLDDGRLTDNKGRVVNFKNTIIIMTSNMGSHIIQENFEKLNEKNKEEVVESTKAEVMELLRQSLRPELLNRIDEIIMFQPLMRNEIKGIILIQLEALKNLVAKNGINLQFSDYALDYLAEFGYDPQFGARPLKRLIQKEIVNPLSKKILGGDIDKTRPVLVDAFDGNVVFRNEQVQASPIKG; translated from the coding sequence ATGAATTTAAATAATTTTACCATAAAAGCTGCCGAAGCCATTCAACAGGCGCAGCAACTGGCATTTAACGCCCAAAACCCTTCTATTGAAACAGAGCATATTTTAAAAGCCCTGCTGGATATGGAAGAATCTCCAATTGAATATCTCTTAAAAAAGAACAACGTAACTGTAAACTTACTGGAAAATAAGTTAGATGAACTGTTGCTGAAACTACCCAAAATTGCTGGGGAGCCAGCACAGCAAATTGGGCGTGAAGCCAATACTGCAATGATGCGTGCTACAGCCGTATTGAGCAGTTTTGGAGATGAATTTGTAACAGCAGAGCATATTTTACTTGCCCTGGTTCAAGGAAACGATGCAGTAGCAAAAATTTTAAAAAATGCCGGGCTTACCGATAAGGGCCTTATTGCGGCAATTAAAGAATTGAGAAAAGGTGATAAAGTTTCTTCCCAAACCCAGGAAACACAATTTAATGCGTTAAATAAATATGCCAAAAACCTTAATGAACTGGCAAGGACAGGCAAGCTGGATCCGGTAATTGGCCGTGATGAAGAAATAAGAAGAACGCTGCATATCCTTAGCCGCAGGAGTAAAAATAACCCAATATTGGTTGGCGAGCCTGGCGTTGGTAAAACGGCCATAGCCGAAGGTATTGCCATGCGTATTGTAAATGGCGATGTACCGGAAAACTTAAAATCAAAAATTATTTATGCGCTGGATATGGGGCAACTGATTGCCGGTGCCAAATATAAAGGCGAGTTTGAAGAAAGGTTAAAAGGAGTTGTGAAAGAAGTGAGTGGCAGCGATGGGGAAATAATTTTGTTTATTGATGAAATACACACTTTGGTTGGTGCAGGTGGTGGCGATGGCGCAATGGATGCAGCCAATATTTTAAAACCGGCCCTGGCCCGTGGCGAGTTGCGTGCTGTAGGTGCAACTACACTTAACGAATACCAAAAGTTTTTTGAAAAAGATAAAGCGTTGGAACGCCGTTTTCAAAAAGTAATGATAAATGAGCCAAATGTGGATGATGCAATTTCAATATTGCGTGGATTAAAAGACCGCTACGAAACCTACCACCATGTACGCATAAAAGATGAAGCAATTATTGCAGCAGTTGAACTCTCTCACCGCTATATTACCGATAGGTTTTTGCCCGATAAAGCTATTGACCTTATAGACGAAAGCGCAGCAAAACTAAGGCTCGAAATGAATTCTATGCCCGAAGAACTGGATAAGCTGGAACGGCAGATACGCCAATTGGAAATTGAACGGGAAGCTATAAAAAGAGAAAATGACGAAGCCAAACTTAAAGAACTTAATACCGAAATTGCCAACCTTGCAGTAGAAAGAGATACCTATAAAAGCAAATGGAAAGAAGAAAAAGAAATTGTAGATAAAATACAAAATAGTAAGGCAAATATTGAATCATTAAAGCTGGAGGCCGAGCAGGCAGAACGTAACGGTGAGTATGGTAAGGTAGCAGAAATACGCTATGGCAAAGTAAAAGAACAGGAATCAGTTATTGATGCTTTGACAAAACAACTGGAAGAAACTTCAGAAAAAAGGCTGCTTAAAGAAGAAGTAGATGCAGAAGATATTGCCGAAAGCATTGCAAAAGCAACTGGCATACCTGTAAATAAAATGCTGCAAACCGAAAGAGAAAAATTGCTAAACCTTGAAGATGAATTGCACAAAAGGGTAGTAGGGCAGGAGGAAGCTATAGAAGCGGTAAGCAATGCCATACGCCGCAGCCGTGCCGGTTTGCAAGATGCAAAAAAACCAATTGGCTCTTTTATATTTTTGGGAACTACAGGTGTTGGTAAAACCGAACTGGCAAAAGCGCTTGCCGAATATTTATTTGACGATGAAAATATGATGACAAGGATTGACATGAGCGAATACCAGGAAAAACATTCTGTAAGCAGGCTGGTAGGTGCGCCTCCCGGCTATGTAGGTTACGATGAAGGCGGGCAGCTTACCGAAACAGTAAGGCGCAAACCCTATTCCGTAGTATTACTCGACGAAATTGAAAAAGCGCACCCCGATGTATTTAATGTTCTTTTACAGGTACTGGACGATGGCCGCCTTACCGATAATAAAGGCAGGGTGGTAAATTTTAAAAATACCATTATCATCATGACGAGTAATATGGGCAGCCATATAATACAGGAAAACTTTGAAAAACTGAATGAAAAAAACAAAGAAGAAGTGGTAGAAAGCACAAAAGCGGAGGTGATGGAACTGCTCAGGCAATCCTTAAGGCCCGAGTTGCTCAACCGAATAGATGAAATCATCATGTTTCAACCGTTGATGCGCAATGAAATTAAAGGAATTATTCTTATACAACTGGAAGCACTCAAAAATCTGGTTGCCAAAAATGGCATCAACCTGCAATTCAGTGATTATGCACTCGATTACCTTGCTGAATTTGGCTACGATCCGCAATTTGGAGCAAGGCCTTTAAAAAGGTTGATTCAAAAAGAAATAGTTAACCCTTTAAGTAAAAAGATTTTAGGTGGAGATATAGATAAAACAAGGCCCGTGTTGGTAGATGCTTTTGATGGAAATGTAGTTTTTAGAAATGAGCAGGTTCAGGCAAGTCCAATAAAAGGGTAA
- a CDS encoding peptidase M10, translated as MGVAELHLDQQLLTIYARLFFYGDAAFPLLCEDVAREIQNTWNEPRASVMMQQMSCTVQFKMEAIYAPALQPEDVMANTNPENNYFRIEEYSANDISFVDGLNSNTGYFKLANLLNNSTTAAHEFGHTLGLDHPEILDIRGSGVPGIMYPRGSLVDPRFQYDPNIAAGQKGGTINPFHRKVLQQDIDNLQLHKLNFSKNGKAVVGAFTSVWHQKHLPVHD; from the coding sequence ATGGGAGTTGCAGAATTACACTTAGACCAGCAATTGCTTACCATTTATGCCCGTTTATTTTTTTATGGCGATGCAGCTTTTCCTTTGTTGTGCGAAGATGTTGCCCGGGAAATCCAAAACACCTGGAATGAACCCCGGGCAAGCGTTATGATGCAACAGATGAGTTGTACGGTACAGTTTAAAATGGAAGCAATATATGCACCGGCGCTGCAACCAGAGGATGTGATGGCCAACACAAACCCCGAGAATAATTATTTTAGAATTGAAGAATACAGCGCAAATGATATTTCATTTGTAGATGGCTTAAATAGCAATACGGGTTATTTTAAGTTAGCCAACCTGCTGAATAATTCTACCACTGCTGCTCATGAATTTGGGCATACACTTGGGCTTGACCATCCTGAAATTTTAGATATACGGGGAAGCGGAGTGCCCGGCATTATGTATCCTCGGGGTTCTTTAGTAGATCCCCGGTTTCAATACGATCCCAATATTGCTGCTGGCCAAAAAGGCGGTACCATCAATCCATTTCACCGTAAAGTTCTGCAGCAGGATATAGATAACCTGCAGCTGCATAAACTTAATTTCTCAAAAAACGGTAAAGCTGTAGTAGGCGCTTTTACTTCAGTATGGCACCAAAAGCATTTGCCAGTTCATGATTAA
- a CDS encoding thioredoxin domain-containing protein: MAFKKEVLEIIEPRDVFVGNPKAAVTLEEFGEYESEACAKANEIVKKLLHDYDGKIRFNFRHFPLTKVHQRALKAGEAAVATAQEGKFWEMHNILFANRKNLGTTSLKLHSKEAGVSSKRFLDDLVNATFGWQVQGDLKEGIDRGVKDVPTFFVNGERVNKPTYDELKKAIDSALRKTKKKSPVKQRA, translated from the coding sequence ATGGCATTCAAGAAAGAGGTACTGGAAATTATTGAACCCCGGGATGTATTTGTTGGTAACCCAAAGGCAGCAGTTACACTGGAAGAATTTGGAGAATATGAAAGTGAAGCCTGTGCAAAGGCAAATGAAATTGTAAAAAAATTACTTCATGATTACGACGGAAAAATCCGGTTTAATTTCAGGCATTTTCCGCTTACGAAAGTGCACCAGCGTGCCTTAAAAGCCGGTGAAGCTGCAGTAGCAACTGCACAGGAAGGTAAGTTTTGGGAAATGCATAATATTTTATTTGCCAACAGGAAGAACTTAGGCACAACAAGCCTTAAATTACATTCAAAAGAAGCGGGTGTCAGCAGCAAACGTTTTTTAGACGATTTGGTAAATGCTACATTTGGGTGGCAGGTTCAGGGAGATTTAAAAGAAGGCATTGACCGTGGTGTTAAAGACGTTCCCACATTTTTTGTAAACGGCGAAAGGGTAAACAAACCCACTTATGATGAGCTCAAAAAAGCCATTGATTCCGCTTTAAGAAAAACAAAGAAAAAATCACCAGTTAAGCAAAGGGCTTAG
- a CDS encoding ABC transporter ATP-binding protein, with protein sequence MTILSVNNLTKYYGNICALSNVSFSVPEGCVFGILGPNGSGKTTLLSIVTSILKPSSGNYSLFDTEPTDEHRRNMGTLLETPNFYHYLSAVKNLAIAAAIKGNGENNIDGAIETVGLSHRKNSAFSTYSLGMKQRLAIGAALLANPDVLIFDEPTNGLDPEGIADIRSLIKELAKKGKTIIMASHLLDEVEKVCTHVAILKQGKLIASGNVDEIFITDDIVMVNAENLSQLKNAATGLPGCQDAKETNEGLQLYFQSGTVQLAAINSYFFDKGVTLSQLQLKRSSLENKFFQLTGK encoded by the coding sequence ATGACAATACTTTCCGTAAACAACCTCACCAAATATTATGGCAATATTTGTGCACTTTCCAACGTAAGTTTTTCTGTTCCCGAAGGATGTGTTTTTGGCATACTTGGCCCCAATGGTAGTGGAAAAACAACACTGCTCAGCATTGTTACTAGTATTTTAAAACCGAGTTCTGGCAATTATTCTTTATTTGATACGGAACCTACCGATGAACACCGGAGAAATATGGGTACACTATTGGAAACCCCCAATTTTTATCATTATTTATCTGCGGTTAAAAATTTAGCAATTGCCGCTGCAATAAAAGGTAACGGAGAAAATAATATTGATGGCGCCATTGAAACCGTTGGTCTGAGCCATCGGAAAAATTCTGCATTCAGCACTTATTCTCTGGGTATGAAACAGCGGCTTGCCATCGGCGCTGCCTTGCTTGCCAACCCCGATGTGCTGATTTTTGATGAACCTACAAATGGGCTCGACCCTGAAGGTATTGCCGACATCCGCTCGCTAATTAAAGAGCTTGCCAAAAAAGGCAAAACCATTATTATGGCCAGCCATCTTTTAGATGAAGTAGAAAAAGTTTGTACCCATGTTGCCATCCTAAAACAGGGAAAGCTCATTGCTTCAGGCAATGTAGATGAAATTTTTATTACCGATGATATTGTTATGGTAAATGCAGAAAACTTATCCCAGCTAAAAAATGCGGCAACAGGCTTACCCGGTTGCCAGGATGCAAAAGAAACAAACGAAGGACTGCAGTTATATTTTCAATCGGGTACCGTGCAGTTGGCGGCTATCAACAGTTATTTTTTTGATAAAGGCGTTACCCTTTCGCAGCTTCAGCTAAAAAGGAGCAGCCTCGAAAACAAATTTTTTCAACTTACCGGAAAATAA
- a CDS encoding ABC transporter permease, which translates to MFMAYNQFRAMMAITRGSLRAILRSPSAIVFSFIFPFLFILVFGFIGNSSMQSYRIVLAPGSDTANALFSELKNSDAIKFVNYATERELNEAVVKGRIAGTISIKKSGNAVAPFMVTLNSSTSSNDKWPQLKNFIASTINHISNSMYQNRPAYATFDFDYKRDIKEIRQYKTIDFILPGQLGFSLLTAGVFGLAFVFFNLRNTLVLKRFFATPISRTYIVLGEALSRVVFQMATAVIIILAGYYLFGFTLVNGVQTFFEMLLLSFLGLLVFMGFGFIISGVAKSDSSIAPFANLITMPQFLLGGTFFSIDVFPKWLQPIAKIMPLTHLNTAMRSVAFEGQSLWGVRSEIGILLIWGLAVYFIAIKVFRWE; encoded by the coding sequence ATTTTTATGGCATACAACCAGTTCAGGGCCATGATGGCCATTACCAGGGGGAGTTTGCGGGCAATTTTACGTAGCCCTTCCGCAATTGTGTTTAGTTTTATTTTCCCTTTTTTATTTATCCTGGTTTTTGGGTTTATAGGCAATAGCAGCATGCAATCTTACCGGATTGTACTGGCACCAGGCAGCGATACTGCCAACGCATTATTTAGCGAATTAAAAAACAGCGATGCCATAAAATTTGTAAATTATGCAACAGAAAGGGAGTTAAACGAGGCCGTCGTTAAAGGGCGAATTGCCGGTACAATTTCAATAAAAAAATCGGGTAATGCAGTGGCTCCTTTTATGGTTACATTAAATAGTTCTACTTCCAGCAATGATAAATGGCCGCAGCTTAAAAATTTTATTGCCAGCACCATTAACCATATCAGTAATAGCATGTATCAAAACAGGCCGGCTTATGCAACTTTCGATTTTGATTATAAAAGGGATATAAAAGAAATTAGGCAATACAAAACCATAGATTTTATTTTGCCCGGGCAATTGGGTTTTTCGTTGTTGACCGCCGGAGTTTTTGGCCTTGCATTTGTATTTTTTAATTTAAGGAATACGCTGGTTTTAAAACGGTTTTTTGCAACGCCCATTAGCCGCACTTATATTGTATTAGGCGAAGCATTGAGCCGTGTAGTTTTTCAAATGGCAACGGCGGTAATTATTATACTTGCCGGGTATTATTTATTTGGATTTACTTTGGTAAATGGTGTGCAAACTTTTTTTGAAATGTTGCTGTTGAGTTTTTTGGGATTACTGGTGTTTATGGGTTTTGGGTTTATTATAAGTGGTGTTGCTAAAAGCGACAGCAGTATTGCACCCTTTGCCAATCTTATTACTATGCCGCAATTTTTGCTGGGGGGCACTTTTTTTTCTATTGATGTTTTTCCCAAATGGCTACAGCCTATTGCTAAAATTATGCCGCTTACGCATTTAAACACAGCCATGCGTAGTGTTGCTTTCGAAGGGCAAAGCCTTTGGGGCGTTCGTTCAGAAATTGGCATATTGTTAATTTGGGGGTTGGCTGTATATTTTATCGCCATTAAAGTTTTCCGCTGGGAATAA
- a CDS encoding DUF2384 domain-containing protein — protein MKKPTSKEATKLTPAKMEKKQLFDGEMRYRKGYISGPLLKDFTFTAFKKIADKSPFSQSEWAIFLHLSERTLQRYAKSNSTFAAINAERALQIAHLLEEGKNTFGSQELFYSWIKSKPYSIDGELTIDSLSTSHGIQLVLTQLGRIQHGILA, from the coding sequence ATGAAAAAGCCAACATCAAAAGAAGCCACTAAACTTACTCCCGCCAAAATGGAAAAAAAGCAATTATTCGACGGCGAAATGCGCTACCGCAAAGGTTATATATCCGGGCCGCTGTTAAAAGATTTTACTTTTACGGCCTTTAAAAAAATTGCCGATAAATCCCCTTTCAGCCAAAGTGAATGGGCAATTTTTTTGCACCTTAGCGAAAGGACACTGCAGCGCTATGCCAAAAGCAACAGTACCTTTGCCGCCATAAATGCCGAGAGGGCTTTGCAAATTGCCCACTTGCTGGAAGAAGGCAAAAACACTTTTGGCAGCCAGGAACTGTTTTATAGCTGGATAAAGAGCAAACCCTATTCTATTGACGGGGAACTTACCATAGATTCCCTCTCTACTTCTCATGGCATTCAACTGGTACTTACACAACTGGGCAGGATACAACACGGTATACTGGCATGA
- a CDS encoding anhydro-N-acetylmuramic acid kinase has translation MNPYIIKLQIIAGKKKRHIIGLMSGTSLDGLDIAHCTIEGSGKKAKVNLEHFITVPYNTFFKKQVKEIFAKPQIPFEQLCLLHAHIAQVHAAMVKKALKQWKIKPKTIDLIASHGQTVFHAPKNQHKKKNFGNATLQIGDGDQLAVKTGIITLSDFRQKHIAAGGEGAPLAAYGDYLLFSENGKNIVLLNIGGIANFTCLYANGKIISSDTGPGNILMDSWVNEKIKIQSFDKNAALALKGKILPALLKQLMQHPYFKLPFSKTTGPEIFNTDFIKTAIQKAKVPEENLHDILATLNRFTAETITAALNKLNLSSKTKLYVSGGGLHNPLLMQNLKILNPIMDFRATTEKNILPDAKEAVLFALLANETLCGNTSVFKKAGKNLPAINMGKISLPA, from the coding sequence ATGAACCCATACATAATTAAACTACAAATTATTGCCGGCAAAAAAAAACGGCATATCATTGGGCTTATGAGCGGCACTTCATTAGACGGGTTGGATATTGCACATTGTACAATAGAAGGTAGTGGAAAAAAAGCAAAAGTTAACCTGGAGCATTTTATTACTGTACCATACAATACATTTTTTAAAAAACAGGTAAAAGAAATATTTGCAAAGCCCCAAATACCATTTGAGCAATTATGCCTGCTCCATGCCCATATTGCCCAGGTACATGCAGCCATGGTAAAAAAAGCGCTGAAGCAATGGAAAATAAAACCCAAAACTATTGACCTGATTGCCAGCCATGGCCAAACGGTTTTTCATGCACCTAAAAATCAGCACAAGAAAAAAAATTTTGGAAATGCAACGTTGCAAATTGGCGATGGCGACCAGCTTGCAGTAAAAACCGGCATTATTACCCTTAGCGATTTCAGACAAAAACATATTGCTGCCGGTGGTGAAGGCGCTCCCCTGGCTGCATACGGCGATTATTTATTGTTTTCAGAAAACGGGAAAAACATTGTGTTGCTTAATATTGGCGGCATTGCCAATTTTACCTGTTTATATGCCAATGGAAAAATTATTAGTTCCGATACCGGCCCGGGAAATATTTTGATGGATAGCTGGGTGAATGAAAAAATAAAAATCCAATCCTTTGATAAAAACGCCGCATTAGCATTAAAAGGTAAAATCCTTCCTGCTTTGCTAAAGCAGTTAATGCAGCACCCCTATTTTAAATTGCCCTTTTCCAAAACTACCGGCCCGGAAATTTTTAATACAGATTTTATAAAAACAGCTATACAAAAAGCAAAAGTACCTGAAGAAAATTTACATGATATTTTAGCCACTTTAAACCGCTTTACTGCCGAAACGATAACCGCTGCCCTCAATAAACTTAACCTTAGTTCCAAAACAAAATTGTATGTGAGTGGCGGTGGCCTGCATAATCCTTTGCTGATGCAAAACCTTAAAATACTCAATCCAATAATGGATTTTCGTGCTACTACCGAAAAAAATATACTTCCCGATGCCAAAGAAGCGGTATTGTTTGCCCTGCTGGCCAATGAAACACTTTGCGGCAATACCTCAGTATTTAAAAAAGCCGGGAAAAACTTGCCGGCAATAAATATGGGTAAAATCAGCTTGCCGGCTTAG
- a CDS encoding RES family NAD+ phosphorylase, which produces MIVYRLCTQRYSSDLTGNGAKLFGGRWNEPGFSALYTTENISLAVLEILVHAGNNHIPSQYMILKIEIPENSSVIAISKAKLKKNWKDDVEISRFIGNEFIKNKHSLVLKVPSAIVDEENNFILNPAHPEMKKVKIKWVKPFRFDKRLLINE; this is translated from the coding sequence ATGATAGTTTACAGGCTTTGTACACAAAGATACAGCAGCGACCTTACGGGAAACGGCGCCAAATTATTTGGTGGCAGATGGAATGAGCCGGGCTTTTCTGCTTTATATACTACTGAAAATATTTCGTTGGCAGTATTGGAGATTTTGGTTCATGCCGGTAATAACCATATCCCTTCGCAATACATGATTTTGAAAATAGAAATTCCTGAGAACTCTTCCGTTATTGCAATTTCAAAAGCCAAATTGAAAAAAAACTGGAAAGATGATGTGGAAATCAGCAGGTTTATTGGCAATGAATTTATTAAAAACAAACATTCGCTTGTGCTAAAAGTACCTTCGGCCATTGTGGATGAAGAAAATAACTTTATCCTTAACCCTGCCCACCCCGAAATGAAGAAAGTAAAAATAAAATGGGTAAAACCATTTAGGTTCGATAAAAGACTTTTAATAAATGAATAA